Below is a genomic region from Ziziphus jujuba cultivar Dongzao chromosome 7, ASM3175591v1.
aattttcaattggttcttctaagttttaatttttagtattaGTAATAAACCTATCAAGTGCTCctttttgagattgaataaattcttctgtttttcttttttcatacgTTTTGCATACCTAGAATTATATTTTCTAGCAgacatatttatattcaaataatagaaaatatagatccttaatattttatcaaaactaaaatgcttaaaattaaagaaacaataaaacCTGATTTATGCCTTACATTTTCAATTCGATGATACTTTAAAATATGATACTGTTACTTGCGTGAATATgataaaagaacaaacaaatattaatttttatttaaattaattagaatGAGCATCTAGGAAAATAATTGGCCTAAATTAAAAACATCATGTAAGGATTAACATTTAATCAATTTAGCtgaataaaagatataaagaaaaaaaataaaaatacaaaatacagaaCAAAACCGTgagctctatatatatatatatagtaaataattGCATCatgatttcatataaaataatatacatatatatatatatatatatatgaggagaATGAatgtaaattcattaaaataaataagaaccaACAAGCTTACATTTTATTTTGGGACCTTCTGGATTAGAATTGTAATTGTATATGTTGAGTATCAAAGATTAAACAAATATGAAAGATGAGTGAATGAAACAAGATAAGTGAATGAGAAGAGAATAAAGGAAGTtacaagagagaaaaaaaatgcataaaatctGCATAAACAAGAATAAGTATTTAATAtgtgtttttctgtttttttttttttttttttttaccattacaatctaattaattatagaaatagaatataaaaaatttcaattaaactttattagtattcttttccaaaaataaaaataattatagataattatagcaataaatgatcaattaaaaataatttaaaattctaacaataatcaactttttatatttccaaaataaattaataataatattttatttaataaatatatatatatataatatataaaaaatattttgttggggCCCCACTAAATTAGGGGGCCTAAGCATATGCCTTCAGCCGGCCCTGTAATGGCCACTCTAAGGAGAAAATCTTTAGTATGACGAGCGCGCACTGTATGCTTTACATACATTTGTAGATCTAAATATCCATATATAAGTAAGGATCCGTTtggattaatttttcaaaaattatttaatcgatttttttttctaaaattaccaaataggtgatttttcaataacataattgttaaaaaaaaataactttataatttttaaccaaatattatataaaatactttTATCCATTTGAAAGTGGTTTTAGCTTTTCAGAATCACTTCCAAATATAACTAAGGTGAACTGTATGTGATGCGCATGGTATGTCCGTCTcacttaaatatttttctagaatagaattcctttttttttttcggattaTTATGGGATTTCAAGCACAGAAATACATTATAATTGATTATTAGCTTACAACTACATTCATAATTGTATTTTGGTCAACAACTGTTACCGTACAAccattttcatacttttatttTGGTCAACAACCATATTcataattactaattaaattggAAACTCAGTTATCATAGAAGTGGAAATTTTGATAATGACACGGTGATtcaatttgaaaatgatatgaaattagtagatttgaatttattataaatggattcAATTCAAAATCAGATCAATATAtttaacacgattaataaatatatcagTTTTAGATTGACCCGTTTAATTTAAAAGTAATCCAAATTGACCCATTTATTTAAACATGTCAATCTTTGGTTAATCCAAAGTTGATCCAAATTGATccgtttaaaataaaaaataattaaaataatatttatttatttaataagaaaaattaatatgtttaaGAGTACTGAAGTTGTAGaaaattcaaaacataattattaataaagagTATTGAAGttgtagaaaataaaaaatataattattaataaagtttttttatattattttaaaaaaagtagtaTTAGatttgttatgtatatatatatatatatttaattattatataagatTGTTATACtatcatatcatatattatattattgtaaatttataatttcaattatatagtcttacatatatattttaattttgaattaattaattattaaattatttttattttatatgaaataattaatttaaatatgataatttatttaattagataaattttatataaatggatcaattttatataaatgaatctattttttgtaaataaattaattttatataaatagaccgtattaatttaaattaattaatttaatatacagATTATATGAATCGTatcaaattatttgtttattaaatgagTCTTATTCCGGTTGGATATTTATAACACGATTAATAATGCACGGCCAATCACACGAATTGTCACCCCGAAACATACAGGCGGCAGCCAAGAATAGCATATcatgtaatattataaatataaaattgcttatttcaaaatatatgtgTACAAATAATTTCTAGTACGTTGCTGGCTTGGCTCATCCTTGTTAGTCCACCTTACCGCAGCTTGATTGAATAAAAGGCGCACCTTCAACCTTGTGCATAGCTCAGCCTCCCTCACTGGTACTCCGCTTCCTCTCTaaatttccttcttcttcttcttcttactcTGCAATTTCAGTTTTCCCAatataaattctattttaattatatattctgcagaaaattaaaaataactaaaagaaaatttctGTATATTACTCGGAACGGGACCTTAAATGGGTCCCTTGACTTTAGCCATTGATGCTAAAAGCTCTCCTCAAGCCTCCACAGGTAAACCCCATCTCTGGAATTTAAATGATTTGTATTATATaatgtaataatatatttttttcatttttattgttaaCTTTTCTGTTGCTAATGTTTCTCAAGATAAAGGGGCTTATGTAGGTTCTTAGTTCAATTGCTTGTGAAAAGAGAGAATTTTgacattccaatatatatatatatatataaattttttttttttttgggttggaggGCTGGGGGGGATGTCTTGgagaaaaattggtaaaattttttgaagattAGATACCCAAGTTTCTAGGAGCTTTAATATGCACATGTTGACCCACGTATTTCCAAGAATTTACattcacatatatgtatttttttcaaaaaggatTTCTCTTTTATGATGGAGTATTGCTCTTATCTACAGGTTTCATTGTTCTCTAACTCTGTGTTCTCCTCTTCTGGGAGGTTGATCAACAGATTTACAATTCGAAAATAGTTTCTTCGTTCAACTTGTTAACtgtataatatatgtatgtagagAAGTTGCGAAAGtgggggggggaaaaaaaaaaaagaattctccTCAATGGTATTCTCCTCAATTCATCAGAAGTTCTCAAGTGCAAGAACTTGGGTTTGACGATTTAGCATGCACTTTCGGATGTAGGGAAAGTGTATTTTAGTGTTCTTTCTGCTGATAATGTTGGATTTAATGTGAGTTGCCTAAGTGAAATTTTTGTTATACTTTGTTACTCCTTGAATGAACAGGTGATGTGGTTTTGCAGATAAGAGGATGCAAAACTTAACACTTGAAACCAGAAAGTCTTTTGCATCTATCAGCATGGGAGAGGAAAAGCCATTTGATTTCTTTCGCATTTTGTTTGGTATGTTGCAAAGTTACTGTTGACGATGCCATAAGGAAGTTCTTCATAAATCATATTTTAGGTTGTGGTTGACGAAACATTAGATTTGATCTCCAATTCTTATTTTGATGGATATATAAGATGTAGTTTTATGGAGCCAAATTCTGAAGGAAACTTTGTTGCTTGGTACagttgtccccaaaaaaaaaaaaaaaaaaaaaagaaaaaaagataataaataagaaGCATTTTTTTCTATCAATTCCTAATTACTTATCAATAACGTATGTAGTGATGTTTACGATTCCCAGATAACAGAGAATCAAGTTCTAAAATGAATTTACATGGTCTTTCTCTTTCTGTCTCTCTCTATCTGGCATGGTGCAGGTTTTTCTAATTGTAGATTTTCCATGTATTTGTAGCTTATGAGAGTCTGAAGTGGGACATTCAATTGTCCAGGTAACTGTAGAATTAAACAGTCTTGGAAAAGCAATAATAAAAGTTCTATTAATAGGAACTGCATGTATCAAGATTTACTTATACGCATATGGACTTAGTTTATTTAAGTTATATGCCATCTGTTTAGGGAGGGTAAATGCCAATTTTATATGGATGGTTTTAATCCTTAGCCCAGCACAAATTGAATGCTGATGGAGATAATGAAAAAATGGATGCAAAAAGATGAGTTTTGGGCTCAAAAAGTATGGTTTTGTTTTAGATTTGTTTCTTTAATGAAAATCATTGAGGCACACCAAAGGGAAGGATATTAGGTAAGATTGGATATGCAAGGCTTATGCCCTTTCCTCTATTGGATGGAGAGGGAGGGAGCAAATATATCTTCTTGTGTTAACTTTTTTAAGTATGCTGAAGCTAAATATTTAGAtacattttcatgtttttaacTAGTTTGGTGGATTTTGCAGAGGGTTTTATAGCAGGAGGGGCAGCTGGTGTTGTTGTTGAAACAGCTTTATACCCTATTGATACCATAAAGACACGGCTTCAGGCAAGTTAATTATGAAATTGGAGCATAGCCTGAATTAAAAGGAAGATTGAATCTTTCTATGTTTGGTGCCAGATTGCCTGTTGTCAAGTTCCAAAGCTTTTAATAGGACGTGTGGTGTTAGTTTATTTCTAGTCTCTTTTGCAAGGAAAACCTATCCTATggggaaaacaaaagaaatcaaGCTAGATGAATATTCTATCTCATTTATTTGTTGCATTAGCTCTATTTTCTATGAAAGTTGCGCTGTGTTGCTTCTTCGTTTCCTAGCCCATCTAGCATATTTATAATGAAGAACATGACAATAAGTAGTGAAGAAGGGATTGTTCAATATTAATTCTACTTGATGAACTTTTAAACTCCACAAACTTGTATTGAGGAGATTTTGATCTCTATCACTTCTATCTGCTACAGGCTGTTCATGGTGGaggaaaaatagttttgaagggcCTTTATTCTGGATTGGCTGGAAATATAGCTGGCGTCTTACCGTAAATACCTTAATAAATGCTTGACTACCTTTATATTACATGGTTTTTTCCATCTACTATTAATCTTTAGGAGTTTTCCGGATGTATATCTTCTCTTGTGGCTCATAATGGGTCCTATGTAGAGAGTTGACTCCAGCTTTTAATCCAGCAAGGACATTTTCTTTCGCCATTATTTTTGCTtgttgtttgctttttttttttttttttttaatttttgttttttatttttttattcccagATGAATAACGCTAGTTTATCAATTTGAAGTCTCATTAACAAATCGCTACTTGATTTACACCAAAATGCTAGTTGGTTTGTCAACATAATGGCTATATGAGCTCCCATAAGTGTGTTGTGTTATCTTTATCTGGATTAAGTTGGACTTCAGCTTTTTAGTATTGGTGTGGCACTTGACTTTACATATTATAGCAGGATGTTTTCGGGATCACAAAATTATTATGATCAATCCTTCTTGAAAATCATTTTATAATTCCATTTAGGTGTCAACATAGTGGAACAATAATCTTGTCAAACCTGTAAAGTTTTTAAGTCAGGTCCTGACAGCATATTAATTaagtttgtttaaaaaatttgagctGATAGTAACCCAACATTATTTCACACACTAACACTTGTGCTCACATGCTAGTTTAAACAATGTATGAAGTTTTATTATCCAGGagtcccaaattttttttattttattttttatttgtgtttttcttttttttttttttttttttttaatgtgcaGGGCATCTGCAATATTTGTAGGTGTGTACGAACCTACAAAGCAGAAATTATTAAAGATGTTTCCAGAAAACCTTAGTGCTGTAGCTCACCTGGTAAGAGAAATATATTTGTTCcttcatttatattataaattcaaaCTAGCTTGCACCTGTGCAAGTGTAATGTGCAGAAAATTTTAATACTGAAGATGGTACATATGATTATAGATTTTGCAATTTTACCCATAAAAAATTTGGATGCCCTCAGGAAGGTTTAAGCATGGTGGCTAGTCTGAAACAGAGATCTTATTAGAAATTGTTAATTCACTAACACATTCATGAAATGTTAACATTCAAGTTCTTATTAGAAAACAAAGATTATTGCCCTAAGGAAGGTGTTAGTTGAAATTTCAAACAAATTGGTTTGGCTAACTCCTCTAATGCCTCAACATTTCCATTTCAGATAAAAATTCTATCATATTACTTATTATCTGACATTTCAATCTTTTactattatcatatattttgttATGCCATTGCCTACCACATGATTGATATTTTTTCTTGTGTCATCATTGATATGTATAAGTAGCCCCTCgtgaatatttttggtttcttaataCTTAACACAAGGTTGACAGTAACAATTTTTGCCTTATTCAATATACTTTTCTCAAGAAAAGGGTCTTAAATCTTAACTTGATTGATCATGTTATGCAGACTGCAGGTGCTCTAGGGGGACTTGCTGCTTCCCTTGTACGTGTTCCAACAGAGGTAAGCTCATTTTCTTTGGACTTctatttttaacaaaagaatGGATTTACtcgaatattaatttttcattaataattctCAGGTTGTAAAGCAAAGGATGCAAACTGGGCAATTTACTTCAGCCCCTGATGCCGTTCGCCTTATTGCCTCCAGGGAGGGTTTCAGAGGACTCTATGCGGTGTGTAATTCCCCAAACTCAGGACAATTCAACTGTCTATATGTTAAACAGATCTATCTTTCTAATCTTCCTCTTTTGTCAAAGGACgaattttttgcttatttttctCTATCATGGATTCAGTTTGTCcatattgttttaatatttatatgctaCTTATAGGATTAACATATACATGATATTCTTACTtgcattttgaataatattttgtgttttaacTTGGTTTGCTTCTCTGAGATGTAGGGTTATCGATCCTTTTTATTAAGGGATTTGCCATTTGATGCAATTCAATTTTGCATATATGAGCAGCTTCGGATAGGATATAAAGTGGCGGTAAGCTCCTCATCATGCACCAGTTGGTTCTAACAGATGTGTTACACATTGGGTAGAATTTTTACTTCTTCTTTACTGTCTAACATGCTCTTTTATTTAAACACTTCTTTATGGGTGATGTATTTAGTTAACCATAGTAATCATTGTTAAAGGGGTGCCACCGGCTATTTAATTTGATTGCTTCTTTGCAGATTATTTGATGGATATGGTTTCACATGTTTTAAGCAATTTACCCTCTTAAATCAAAATTTGGTTGAAACCTGAAAACATGGCTAGCTGGCATCTATTTTTATCCATAAGCAGACTTCTCCCTATATTTTATGATTCTTGGTGCACAATCTGCTTACTGTAAGATGTGTGGTAGTTGAGTATTTAACACAAGTATGTTTAATTTATGAAAGATCACAATTACTGAAAACAAAAGGGCAGTTCTAATGCGAGTGAGACAAAAGCATGATGCATTACTGCTTCCATATATGtcaatatgtatacatatagacGTGtgtgcctttttttatttatcttgtttGCATATTGGTGACTTTGACTTGTTCCCTTGGCAGGCGAGGAGAGATCTTAATGATCCTGAAAATGCTATCATTGGCGCTTTCGCTGGTAACATGACATTTAAAATCTGTTATATTTCATATGCACACCATTGGAACCCGATTAGATTTTTCCAGCATTTCTGGAACATTTAGAATCTTGTGGTTTGACCTATTTTCATAGCTGTTGCACTTTGTTCCTTCATGTCAAATGTATTGCTGAATTTTTGGGTTCATTTAGACAAAAGATTTGGACACATTCTTAGGTTACAAGTGAAGAAAGTAAAGAAGTTAGGGGGCAGGGGGGAGGGGAACAAAGAATCCTTTTCTCTTGGTTAGGGAGGTTGTGTTTGGGTGAATTCTGTTGAGATTCAATTGAATTGTTAAAACGTAGTGTCCTTTGTTTCCCTGTTTCTGCATATAGAATTATTGGCCTCTTTCTTGtgcaaaattgtatttttgtgcaaaattttctcatatatTGATAGAAAAATTTCACAGGTGCAATAACTGGAGCTATAACTACACCTCTTGATGTAATTAAGACTAGGCTGATGGTTCAGGTAAAGCCCATATGTTTCCTTTCTATTCTTCTCTATTATATACTATTACTTCTAGAAATGCCTATTATGCATGTATTACAtacattttcatatataaatagtttGTAAATTTATGTTTGAAATTTTCCATGCATGCAAACACATGTAGATATGTTTATTCAGTTATAAAGCCATTTACAAAAGTTGTTTATTTGTTAGGGATCTGGTACTCAATACAGAGGGATTTCCGACTGTGTTCAAACTATTGTGAGAGAAGAAGGACCTCGTGCTCTTCTGAAGGTAATATAAAAGTTTCATTCTTTCTCATTTGGAACAAGATtcccatattttctttttcagcttATAGTTATGAGCTATGACAACATTTCACTGCCCTAAACCTGTtgcttataattatatttgctTCAGGGAATTGGCCCAAGAGTGCTATGGATAGGCATAGGCGGTTCGATCTTTTTTGGTGTCCTGGAGGGTACTAAGCGGTTTCTAGAGCAGAGGCGGCCCACACATCGACAAGACTCGAAGGAGAAGTAACTTTTGGATGAACCACAAAGCATTATGTTTGAAATCTCACTACATTTTTCTTATCTATTTCCATATGAAACAGGGACaatgattttgtaattttgattgCAGCCACTTTTTGTGTCAACTCAGTAAGCTTGGCATGGAAAGTGATAGTTAATATTGGACCATTTCCTTTTTATGTGAGCTGCAGAGCTCCATTATTTTTGACTTTCTAAGTGAATTCTGGTGGAGCTTTACCATTTTCATTTTGGATGATGCATAATCAAACCAACAGTTTTTCTGTTCAGTAACGTACAATGAAGCAGGCTTTTTAGACTTGCATGTTAATTTGCTTTAGCTTAAACTTTGTATGAACAGCGAGTCTTTATGGCTTCTTTAGAACGATATTTTTTGGCTTTCAGAGTTAAAAGAAGGATAAATCGTTTCCTGTTAGATTTTGTTATCTAAacgaaattattattaattttaaatgcctttccaaaatataaaagtcttttttctttttttttttaaataagcaaaACGTAAAGTTATGTAAACTTTTAtgatataagtaaaatattaGATCAGGAAAATGGGAAAACCTGTAAATAATTATAATGGAGGttgcattcaccaaaaaaaaaaaataataaataaaaaaggaaaaaaattagtgGAGGGATGCAAGGAGAATTTTACCCCTAAAATGTAGTACCTATTCAATGGTTATGATCAGGTCCCAGGGATTCCAACCACAATCAGAACCTCAGCATTGAAATGCTTACAAATTCTTTTTTACTAATCCAGAAAAAAATGTGTtctcaatttcaaaaatattaaacggTGAATCCATAATATTTGGAattcttatatttaaaaaataaaaaagaaccaactatttttttcttttatcttttattagttattttttttttttttttttgtgaaattttgaatttaggaaatTAGTGTGGTCAAAGATGCTTTTGGTATTTCAGTGGGCAGGCAGCTCCAAGATTCACTGATACATAATATATTGCAAGCAGCCAAATGAGTCTCTGGCACTGCCTTAGGTGTTGGCATCTGTCGTTTAGGAAgtgaaaaaatagaataaaagctGTTCATCATTTTGTGCAAAGCaaagaaatatatacatatatatatatatatatatatatatatatatatatatatatataaactatatcaATGCCTAAAATTTGTCAGAaccagttgtttttttttttcttgtggtaGGTCCTCAATACTTCTGCCATGATTTATAGAGCACAGAAAATCTAACTCAAGCTCTTGTCTTTGTGTGCTTTTTTTCAAGTTCTAAAATTTgtaaatctttaattttgatCCTCATTTCTTTAATATATTGGTTTCTTTTAACCATATAACGAAaactcaaattatttatttatttattttaaactatCTTCCCATTCCCATTGTGAATCCAGTACTCCAAACATAGTGTAACAGTATTTTCAACAATGCCCTTCacttgaagaaaaaaaagaaaaagcatatcTTGTATTATAAAGAACACATTAAAGAATTTTTGGAAATAATAAGTAACGCGCttataaaacattaatattTAACATATCTTGTTCTTTATCTTGCtttttaacataatattttccaacctttttcttatttgatttttcttttattttccaacctttttttctattattggaAAAGTCAAATccattatatatcttaattttttaagaaaatttcatttaaacctttataattttattttacttacaattaaattcatattgttaaaaacttataatcaaaatacatttttttccaattaaatatcataaatataattatgattatattaATAGAGTTTTATAGAAGTTCTCAAAAAGAGGGTTGACACTTTATTTTATGAAGGATGAAACTAATAAAAAGGCTTTTAAAGATGCTCTTGTAcatcccaaaaacaaaaaaggcatagttaaaatcaataaaataagattataaaaataaaaaaaataaaaaaaaaagagctatgTATTCTGtcataaaactattttattagcttttcaatcatttcaaaatttaaaattttaaaatgtattagtagcttatataaatataatagagTATTAATCTTAAGGCTAtcataacaacaacaaccaaaaatgttataaaaaaaaaaaaatcctaaaatagacaaaataaactttatatagTGAACtattaatacatttttaaatctaTTCTTAAAGTAATTCAAtgactaataaaaataataataattttttttcatatgtaattttgttataatctataaatacatatatttcatttacacTCCTAAATCTCAGGCTTAGAAAAAATCATTTAACCCTCCAAGTAGTCTAAATTTACCACTATACACTTCtaaagttaaattatttttaaactacttttgtttcttttctttttttaagaaataattaatttgaagattttaaagtttttttcttcatttttaattaaattttatttaaaatatgtgatagtttttctttttttaaaaaacaatatatgacaattttaattacataagttttttttagttatatatttgactaatgcttttagttaaatatatttgaaaaattataatatgtttaattaattatatttgataattatgatacatttagtcaaatatatttgacaaaaaaaactTATCAATTGAAATCATTACatagtttatttaaaaaaaaaaaaaaacctaaaaaactaccacataatttaaataaaattaattaaaaatataaattaacaaaactttcaacttttcaaattaatttttgcaaaattttcaaaaaattaatttttgtaaaatgaaaaaaatagtatttaaatgtaatttaatttcattaagaatataaaagtaatttagtTCGCCACTAAAAAGttagataataaattaaaaagataattttatccATACTATAAAATATGTTAGCTACACTATAATTTATAAACAccgattttaaaatttgtagctAACCACACTAataatctatatttattttaccattaatgatttaaaattaaacctaTATACACTAATAATTTATacttattttatcattaataacTTAAAATCAAACCTATATACATtacaaaccataattttcttagGCTTTATTTGAAtgtaaaaaagacaaaagaaaaaaaaaagaccaaaaatgaGGGGGGAaaatatgaaatgaaaaaaaaaaaaaaaaaaaaaagaattcccaCCTCTAATACATTAGTGGAGCCTATACGTGTCGTTACCATCTGCATATTAGAGCTGTGAGTTGGTACTCAGGAAGTACcaagaattttatatatatatatatatagtaattatgTGACAAAAACATGAAGTTTGCAGTATTGAATGGACAAAATGTTTCATAATGTTCGGTTCAAGTTCCAGACTTTTCCCTTTGGCAATTTCTTCTTAAATTTGTTCAAAGTTTGAACATTTTCTTGTCCTGCCTCTGCTTCCCCACTGGTATAATATGATTGCAACAAAATATGCTAATTTTCACAACCTGTATATATTTCCCTTCATGCATATTCCAAGCTCAGACTCTTCTCAAAAGTTTGACACCGAAAGCTCTTGTtcatcattctttttctttcaaggaaattgtaagAAATTGAAACCCCATT
It encodes:
- the LOC107421993 gene encoding S-adenosylmethionine carrier 1, chloroplastic/mitochondrial isoform X1 yields the protein MGPLTLAIDAKSSPQASTDKRMQNLTLETRKSFASISMGEEKPFDFFRILFEGFIAGGAAGVVVETALYPIDTIKTRLQAVHGGGKIVLKGLYSGLAGNIAGVLPASAIFVGVYEPTKQKLLKMFPENLSAVAHLTAGALGGLAASLVRVPTEVVKQRMQTGQFTSAPDAVRLIASREGFRGLYAGYRSFLLRDLPFDAIQFCIYEQLRIGYKVAARRDLNDPENAIIGAFAGAITGAITTPLDVIKTRLMVQGSGTQYRGISDCVQTIVREEGPRALLKGIGPRVLWIGIGGSIFFGVLEGTKRFLEQRRPTHRQDSKEK
- the LOC107421993 gene encoding S-adenosylmethionine carrier 1, chloroplastic/mitochondrial isoform X2, producing MQNLTLETRKSFASISMGEEKPFDFFRILFEGFIAGGAAGVVVETALYPIDTIKTRLQAVHGGGKIVLKGLYSGLAGNIAGVLPASAIFVGVYEPTKQKLLKMFPENLSAVAHLTAGALGGLAASLVRVPTEVVKQRMQTGQFTSAPDAVRLIASREGFRGLYAGYRSFLLRDLPFDAIQFCIYEQLRIGYKVAARRDLNDPENAIIGAFAGAITGAITTPLDVIKTRLMVQGSGTQYRGISDCVQTIVREEGPRALLKGIGPRVLWIGIGGSIFFGVLEGTKRFLEQRRPTHRQDSKEK